From Nocardioides daedukensis, the proteins below share one genomic window:
- the thrS gene encoding threonine--tRNA ligase, with protein sequence MSDIHVVLIHANAREEQTTTAGTKAWELFKETPDVIAARVGSGNGEAVLKDLAYELLDGDVIEGVAIDSADGRDILRHSTAHVMAQAVQELFPQAKLGIGPPITDGFYYDFDVETPFVPEDLDKIETRMRKIIKENQRFERRVTNDDDARVELAEEPYKLELIGLKGNAGEAAEGASAEVGAGELTIYDNINRKGEVAWKDLCRGPHLPTTKRIPAFKLMRSAAAYWRGDEKNKQLQRIYGTAWETKEALDEHLHRIEEAERRDHRKLGRELDLFSFPDEIGSGLPVFHPKGGVIKRAMEDYVRERHIAEGFDYVGTPHIAKEGLFHTSGHLPYYGEGMFPAIDVDGMDYRLKAMNCPMHNLIFRSRQRSYRELPLRLFEFGHVYRHEKSGVIHGLTRVRGFAQDDSHSYVTPEQAPAEVEHLLNFKLSLLRDFGIDDFYLELSTRDASKDKFIGSDDDWAAATKVLEDVAIATGLELVPDPGGAAYYGPKISVQARDAIGRTWQMGTVQYDFNQPSPDRFNLEYVAADGSRQQPVMIHSAKFGSIERFMGVLVEHYAGAFPPWLAPVQVQGIPIAERHNDYLFDVAEKLKAAGVRVEVDISDDRMQKKIRNAQLQKVPFMVIAGDNDVEAGAVSFRYRDGRQDNGVPIDEAIRRVVEAVESRQQV encoded by the coding sequence ACCTGGCCTACGAGCTGCTGGACGGTGACGTCATCGAGGGCGTCGCGATCGACTCCGCGGACGGACGCGACATCCTGCGCCACTCCACCGCGCACGTGATGGCCCAAGCCGTCCAGGAGCTCTTCCCCCAGGCGAAGCTCGGTATCGGTCCGCCGATCACCGACGGCTTCTACTACGACTTCGACGTCGAGACCCCGTTCGTGCCTGAGGACCTCGACAAGATCGAGACCCGGATGCGGAAGATCATCAAGGAGAACCAGCGCTTCGAGCGCCGGGTCACCAACGACGACGATGCCCGGGTGGAGCTCGCCGAGGAGCCGTACAAGCTCGAGCTGATCGGCCTCAAGGGCAACGCCGGCGAGGCAGCCGAGGGTGCGAGCGCCGAGGTCGGGGCCGGCGAGCTCACCATCTACGACAACATCAACCGCAAGGGCGAGGTCGCGTGGAAGGACCTGTGCCGCGGCCCGCACCTGCCCACCACCAAGCGGATCCCGGCCTTCAAGCTGATGCGCAGCGCGGCCGCCTATTGGCGCGGCGACGAGAAGAACAAGCAGCTCCAGCGCATCTACGGCACCGCCTGGGAGACCAAGGAAGCGCTCGACGAGCACCTGCACCGGATCGAGGAGGCCGAGCGCCGCGACCACCGCAAGCTCGGCCGCGAGCTCGACCTGTTCAGCTTCCCTGACGAGATCGGCTCCGGGCTGCCCGTCTTCCACCCCAAGGGTGGCGTGATCAAGCGCGCGATGGAGGACTACGTCCGCGAGCGGCACATCGCCGAGGGCTTCGACTACGTCGGCACGCCGCACATCGCCAAGGAGGGGTTGTTCCACACCTCGGGCCACCTGCCCTACTACGGCGAGGGCATGTTCCCGGCGATCGACGTGGACGGCATGGACTATCGCCTCAAGGCGATGAACTGCCCGATGCACAACCTGATCTTCCGTTCGCGCCAGCGCTCCTATCGCGAGTTGCCGCTGCGCCTCTTCGAGTTCGGTCACGTCTATCGCCACGAGAAGTCGGGTGTGATCCACGGCTTGACCCGCGTGCGTGGGTTCGCCCAGGACGACTCGCACTCCTACGTCACCCCCGAGCAGGCTCCGGCCGAGGTGGAGCACCTGCTCAACTTCAAGCTCTCGCTGCTGCGTGACTTCGGCATCGACGACTTCTATCTCGAGCTCTCCACCCGGGATGCCTCGAAGGACAAGTTCATCGGCTCCGACGACGACTGGGCCGCGGCAACCAAGGTGCTCGAGGACGTTGCGATCGCCACCGGTCTCGAGCTCGTCCCGGACCCGGGTGGGGCGGCGTACTACGGCCCCAAGATCTCGGTCCAGGCCCGCGACGCGATCGGCCGGACCTGGCAGATGGGCACCGTGCAGTACGACTTCAACCAGCCCTCGCCGGACCGCTTCAACCTCGAGTACGTCGCCGCCGACGGCTCCCGCCAGCAGCCGGTGATGATCCACTCGGCCAAGTTCGGCTCCATCGAGCGGTTCATGGGCGTCCTCGTCGAGCACTATGCCGGCGCTTTCCCGCCCTGGCTCGCGCCGGTCCAGGTGCAGGGCATCCCGATCGCGGAGCGTCACAACGACTATCTCTTCGACGTGGCCGAGAAGCTGAAGGCTGCTGGTGTGCGAGTCGAGGTCGACATCTCCGACGACCGGATGCAGAAGAAGATCCGCAACGCGCAGCTGCAGAAGGTGCCGTTCATGGTGATCGCCGGAGACAACGACGTCGAGGCCGGGGCCGTGTCCTTCCGCTATCGCGATGGCCGGCAGGACAACGGCGTACCTATCGACGAGGCGATCCGTCGGGTTGTCGAGGCCGTCGAGTCCCGCCAGCAGGTCTGA
- a CDS encoding HIT family protein, producing the protein MSADEMHQSGAGVEDSLERIWTPHRMAYVRSAVTSEGCPFCFIPGKPDADSLVVARGENAYVVLNLHPYNPGHLMVVPYRHVAGLEALTPDESAELMTLTQRAIVVIRSISDPHAFNVGLNLGGAAGGSLADHLHQHVVPRWSGDANFITIVGGTKTLPQLLQDTRDLLAGAWSAT; encoded by the coding sequence ATGAGTGCCGACGAGATGCACCAGTCCGGCGCCGGGGTCGAGGACAGCCTGGAGCGGATCTGGACACCTCACCGGATGGCCTATGTCCGCTCGGCCGTGACCAGCGAGGGATGCCCGTTCTGCTTCATCCCGGGCAAGCCGGACGCCGACTCGCTCGTCGTGGCCCGCGGTGAGAATGCGTACGTCGTGCTCAACCTGCACCCTTACAACCCCGGCCATCTGATGGTGGTGCCCTATCGCCACGTGGCCGGGCTGGAGGCCCTCACCCCGGACGAGTCGGCCGAGCTGATGACGCTGACCCAGCGCGCCATCGTGGTGATCCGGAGCATCTCCGACCCGCACGCCTTCAACGTCGGGCTGAACCTTGGCGGGGCTGCCGGGGGATCGCTGGCCGACCACCTGCACCAGCACGTCGTACCCCGTTGGTCGGGAGACGCGAACTTCATCACCATCGTCGGCGGCACAAAGACCTTGCCGCAGCTGCTCCAGGACACCAGGGACCTGTTGGCTGGCGCATGGTCGGCCACGTGA
- a CDS encoding inositol monophosphatase family protein — translation MSEPVPGSGTGSVSGPAVSADLELAARLVREAGLLAARMRAEGLASQQKSNVADIVTAADHAAEEMIVAMLRSERPDDAIVGEEGANHSGSSGRTWVIDPVDGTYNFFRGMDWWCSALALTSADDVLLGAVHHPASDSVYVGGPRVPGTRNGEALATLGDVPVEQACATTYLHPPFYGGEIGAAFGRAVSRVATLRMRGSGTMDCVSVLLGQSDVVFQHTVPEWDRLPGAALIRSLGGEARLVAAAGVEWHVAGVPTAVAAVAAALVGDTVPLS, via the coding sequence GTGAGCGAACCTGTGCCCGGCTCAGGCACTGGGTCTGTCAGCGGTCCAGCGGTTTCAGCCGACCTCGAGCTGGCCGCCAGGCTGGTCCGCGAGGCCGGCCTGTTGGCGGCCCGGATGAGAGCCGAGGGCCTGGCATCCCAGCAGAAGTCGAACGTCGCCGACATCGTCACCGCGGCCGACCACGCCGCCGAGGAGATGATCGTCGCCATGCTGCGAAGCGAGCGTCCCGACGATGCGATCGTGGGGGAGGAGGGCGCCAACCACTCCGGTTCTTCCGGACGGACCTGGGTCATCGATCCGGTCGACGGCACCTACAACTTCTTCCGGGGCATGGACTGGTGGTGCTCGGCGTTGGCCCTGACCTCCGCTGACGACGTGCTGCTCGGGGCGGTGCACCATCCGGCCAGCGACAGCGTGTACGTCGGAGGGCCGCGGGTGCCGGGGACCCGGAACGGGGAGGCCCTGGCCACGCTGGGCGACGTACCCGTGGAACAGGCATGCGCCACCACCTATCTGCATCCGCCTTTCTATGGGGGTGAGATCGGTGCCGCGTTCGGTCGTGCGGTGTCCCGGGTGGCGACGCTGAGGATGCGCGGTTCCGGGACGATGGACTGCGTCTCGGTGCTGCTGGGTCAGAGCGACGTGGTCTTCCAGCACACCGTTCCCGAGTGGGACCGATTGCCCGGTGCGGCGCTGATCCGCAGCCTGGGCGGCGAAGCGCGTCTCGTCGCCGCCGCCGGCGTGGAGTGGCATGTGGCCGGTGTGCCGACCGCGGTGGCCGCCGTCGCAGCTGCGCTGGTCGGCGACACCGTCCCTCTCAGCTGA